One Phaseolus vulgaris cultivar G19833 chromosome 2, P. vulgaris v2.0, whole genome shotgun sequence DNA window includes the following coding sequences:
- the LOC137812173 gene encoding ankyrin repeat-containing protein ITN1-like has translation MDTKKVADNVNQHEAAITPRKATLVLSTSGNALLVSNSGKSLSSSKNLAGQKKYVRQVTGRHNDTELHLAARRGDSVAVRKIMDVIDAQMVGTLSSSDFDAEVAAIRSAIVNDVNELGETALFIAADKGHLDVVQDILFYSSTEGISLKNDLGFDAFHIAASRGHLCIVKLLLERDSGLIKTVSRSNATPLISAATGGHTSVVELLLSRDPSQIDSFRSNGKNALHLSARQGHIDVVNLLLANDKQLARRTDKKGQTALHMAVKGVSCEAVRSILRTDAATVMLPDKFGNTALHIATRKKRVEIVNELLLLPQTNVNALTRDHKTSLDIAESLPPSEEILEIRGSLIRNDAVNANDLNHPRDELIRNTVTQIRKDVRSQLKQTRKTNKNVNGIALELLKLQRQGINNATNTVTVVAVLFATLAFAAIFTVPGGDYDSGVAVMQGTIPFEVFFLCNSVALFTSLAVVVVQITLVRGRTKSEMRVVKVINKMMWLASICTTVAFTSASYIVVGRHHKWAALLVTITGGVTMAGVLGVMTYYVLKSKRYQRARKKDNIFISGSNSGSETELEVAQIYAI, from the exons ATGGACACAAAGAAGGTTGCAGATAATGTTAATCAGCATGAAGCGGCCATCACTCCGAGGAAAGCCACCTTGGTGCTCTCAACTTCCGGCAACGCTCTTCTGGTTTCCAACTCCGGCAAGTCCCTTTCGTCCTCCAAGAACCTCGCTGGCCAGAAGAAGTACGTCAGACAGGTGACGGGGCGCCACAACGACACGGAGCTCCACCTGGCGGCGCGGCGCGGCGACTCGGTGGCCGTGAGGAAGATTATGGACGTGATCGATGCCCAGATGGTGGGGACTCTGAGCAGCTCTGATTTCGATGCGGAGGTCGCGGCCATAAGGTCTGCCATTGTGAATGATGTGAATGAGTTGGGAGAGACGGCGTTGTTTATTGCCGCTGATAAAGGGCACCTTGATGTGGTCCAAGATATTCTGTTCTATTCTTCTACCGAAGGGATTTCGTTGAAGAATGATCTAGGGTTTGATGCCTTTCATATTGCTGCTAGCCGTGGTCACCTAT GTATTGTTAAGCTGCTACTAGAACGTGATTCGGGGCTAATCAAGACAGTTTCCCGATCAAATGCAACCCCTCTTATATCTGCGGCCACAGGCGGGCATACGAGTGTTGTTGAACTTTTGTTGTCACGTGACCCTAGTCAAATAGATTCATTTAGATCAAACGGAAAGAATGCACTTCATCTATCTGCCCGCCAAGGACATATTGATGTTGTAAATTTATTGCTCGCCAATGATAAACAACTTGCTAGAAGAACTGATAAGAAAGGCCAAACTGCACTGCATATGGCTGTGAAGGGCGTGAGTTGTGAAGCAGTCAGGAGCATTCTTCGCACTGATGCAGCAACTGTCATGCTTCCAGATAAGTTTGGCAATACTGCATTGCACATAGCCACAAGGAAAAAGAGAGTAGAG ATAGTGAATGAGCTATTGCTTCTTCCACAGACGAACGTGAATGCCTTAACAAGGGACCACAAAACATCTCTTGATATTGCTGAATCCCTTCCACCATCAGAAGAAATCTTAGAGATAAGAGGTTCCCTAATTCGTAACGATGCAGTTAATGCGAACGATCTGAACCACCCAAGGGATGAGCTCATTAGGAACACTGTGACGCAAATTAGAAAGGACGTTCGCTCACAGCTCAAACAAACTCGCAAAACGAACAAGAACGTGAACGGAATCGCCCTGGAGCTACTCAAGTTACAAAGACAAGGTATCAACAATGCCACCAACACAGTAACGGTGGTTGCAGTTCTCTTTGCCACGCTTGCATTTGCTGCCATTTTCACTGTTCCGGGTGGAGATTATGATAGTGGGGTGGCAGTGATGCAAGGCACAATACCTTTTGAAGTCTTCTTTTTGTGCAATTCCGTTGCGCTTTTCACGTCACTGGCTGTTGTGGTAGTTCAGATCACCCTTGTGAGAGGGAGAACAAAGTCTGAGATGAGGGTTGTGAAGGTGATCAACAAGATGATGTGGCTAGCATCTATATGCACCACTGTTGCATTCACATCGGCGTCTTATATAGTAGTTGGTAGGCATCACAAGTGGGCTGCATTGTTGGTGACTATTACTGGGGGAGTTACAATGGCTGGTGTTCTTGGTGTTATGACGTACTATGTGCTCAAGAGTAAACGTTATCAAAGAGCCAGGAAGAAAGACAACATATTCATTAGTGGATCAAACTCCGGCTCAGAAACTGAATTAGAAGTAGCACAAATTTATGCCATTTGA